A section of the Scomber scombrus chromosome 24, fScoSco1.1, whole genome shotgun sequence genome encodes:
- the LOC133976440 gene encoding trace amine-associated receptor 13c-like: MDGRGGPPFCFPDFNSSCRRLPLPHSESALLYTLLAFVSLLTVTLNLLVIISISHFQQLHTPTNTLLLSLAVSDLVVGLLVMPIEGLRYIERCWLLGSLMCALTPYVAYCMLSASLGHMVLISIDRYLAICDPLLYSTKVTLNRVKISICLCWACSLLYNGLILMGHIGQPDRFNSCHGECVVVISHISGTLDLFFSFVGPCTVMVVLYMRVFVVAVTQMRVIYSQTAATKMRAALTAKRSERKAARTLGILIVVFLMCFCPYYYPALAGQDTSTSSSYLGVLSWLMLMNSCVNPLIYALFYTWFRKAIKLIITLRILQSRSQELNIL; the protein is encoded by the coding sequence ATGGATGGCAGAGGTGGCCCCCCATTCTGCTTCCCTGACTTCAACTCCTCCTGCAGGCGTCTGCCGCTCCCTCACTCTGAGTCTGCACTCCTCTACACCCTGCTGGCCTTCGTCTCTCTGCTCACTGTCACGCTCAACCTGCTCgtcatcatctccatctctcactTCCAGCAGCTCCACACTCCGACCAACACCCTGCTCCTGTCTCTAGCTGTGTCCGACCTGGTGGTGGGGCTGCTGGTGATGCCTATTGAAGGCCTGCGCTACATAGAGAGGTGCTGGCTGCTGGGGAGTCTGATGTGTGCTCTGACTCCTTATGTTGCTTATTGTATGCTCTCTGCCTCTTTGGGCCACATGGTGCTCATATCCATAGACCGATATCTAGCTATCTGTGACCCACTGCTCTATTCCACTAAAGTCACCCTGAACAGAGTTAAAATTTCAATCTGTCTGTGTTGGGCTTGTTCTCTTCTCTACAATGGACTGATACTAATGGGACACATAGGGCAGCCAGACAGATTCAACTCCTGCCATGGAGAGTGTGTGGTGGTCATCAGCCACATCTCAGGCACACTAGATCTGTTCTTCTCTTTTGTCGGGCCCTGTACTGTCATGGTTGTGCTCTATATGAGGGTGTTTGTAGTTGCTGTTACTCAAATGCGTGTCATTTACTCACAGACTGCTGCCACCAAGATGAGAGCAGCTCTGACTGCTAAAAGATCAGAGAGGAAAGCAGCCAGGACTCTTGGTATTTTGATAGTTGTgtttctgatgtgtttctgcCCGTATTACTACCCTGCTCTGGCAGGTCAAGACACCTCCACTAGCTCGTCATACTTGGGTGTCTTGTCATGGCTGATGTTGATGAACTCCTGTGTGAACCCCCTCATCTACGCTCTGTTCTATACATGGTTTAGAAAAGCTATCAAACTCATCATAACACTCAGAATACTGCAGTCTCGCTCCCAGGAGCTCAACATCCTGTAG